TTaggcctcctccttcccccccccccccaaaaaaaggacCCCCCTCCAAGggaccccacccccaccccaactgccccccccccaggcggTTTTGCACCCTTTGCCCCGTTACCAACCCGGTGaccagcctgggggggggggggcaagggtaATGTgttgtcccccctccccaaaatggTGCCCACCTCCAGCTGCACCCATGGGGGGGGGCTTGCGCGGAAAGGAGCCGTCACGGGGAGGGCAACCCCCGGGGGGGCAagcacagggatgggggggggatTGCAGAGCCTGCAAGGGGGGCTGcgtgggtgggtttggggggtgCATGGGTGGGTTGGGGGTTGCACAGCCTTGGGGGGCAGGTTGCAAAGCTTGGGCAGTGTGTGGGGGGTGtacggccggggggggggggttgcacagCCCGGGAGGGGGGGGCTGCAAAGGCTGGATGGTGGGGAGGGAGGTGcacagccccgggggggggggacagctgCACAGGTTGGGGGGGGCGGTGCAGAGACTTAGGTGGATGTCGGGGGGGGTCACACGGCCCTCAGAGGTTgcacagccgggggggggggattgcacAGGCCGGGGGGGTGCAAaggccggggcaggggggcagaggctggggggggggggctgcacagGCTGGGGGGGGTGCataggccgggggggggggtttacaCAGGCTGCAGGGGTGcagaggccgggggggggcggttACACAGCCCAAGGGGGGGGGCAGACACCGAGGCTGCGGGCTCAcaggccgcggggggaggcgccACACAGcccggagcggggagggggggccgtTAGGGGCCCCGGGGAATGAGGAGGCCGGGAGGGGGCCATAAAGCGCAGGGCCCGCGCAACccgccccccgccaccgccggccccccccgccccgagcgcggccccccccccgcgcacctcGCCCGGCCGCtccggccgccccgcgctgccccaggccccgcccccagcggcGCGCGCAgctccggccccgccccggccgctaCCACCGCACCGCATGGGGGGGGGGAGCCAGGCGGTACCATCGCACCGCCGCGCATGGGGGGGGACACATGAAGTCACCCCAAAGCAGCCCCGCACACCTGGGGCAGGGCACCTGCGCGCACCCAtcaaaaaaacagacagaaagacTCGAAACTCTGAAAAAATGGGTTATTTTCCAACTTTTTCTGCGGTCGCCGCGCCTTGGCGGCCACCCTAGAAGCACCTCACTTCTTCCAAAACCTCCTGTACTCGTCCAGGTTGATCTCTTCGAACGCTTCGTCCTTCTCCAGCTTGGACTTGGCAGGGAACCGCCGCCGCAGCCTGGCTTTCCTCTCCGCCTCGGGCAGCGTGTTGCTGTCCAAGggcaactgcagagggaaaagACACCAGGGTGGAGACGAGCCCGCAACGTGCCGGCTGGCACCTGCCTAAACAAGCGCTCCGTCGCGGCTCCGCAGCCCGGCGCCTCACCATGAGGATCCTCTTCGGCTCCTTGTAGCGGACGCGGACGGTGGACCCGTCGGTTTTCACCAGCAGCACGGGGTAGAGGCGGCCGTAGGCCTGCCGGCGGACGTGGGCGACGGAGGTCCTGTTGGAGGTGTCACGGACAGCGGTGGCGTGGAGGCAGCGGGCCCCGGGCAGCAGCCCACGGAGGGCGTCCTGTCGCAGCGCGCTGCGGGGAGTCAAGAGCGGGTCAGTCGCGAGGGGGACGGGGCGGCTGGGCGTCTCGCTGGGTGCAAGCCCGGGCGGAGCAATGCCGAGAAGACACGGAAAAAACTCTCCTTCAGAGAGGGCACACAGCCGCCAAGGATGCGGCCCTTTAGCAGCCTGGAGCGCCATCGGCCTCGCACGGAGCCCGGCGGGGCCCCCGGCCCGGCAGAGGGACGGTGCTCACCCCAGCGTCCTGCTCAGCGCTGCCATCCCCGGCCGGAGAGCGTGGCGGAGGGGCTGGGATGCCCGGGGCCCCGAGCTGTGCAGCACAGCGAGGCCTCTCTGCTGCCGACCTGAGGAACAAGATGGTCGGCTGGGGTCAGTCCCAAGGaggctccccctctccccgcagtGGTTCAGTCCTAGGAGGCTCCCCCTCTTCCTGCAGTGGTTCAGCCCCAAGGaggctccccccctccccacaatGGTTCAGCCCCAGGAGGCTCCCCCCTTCCCCACAATGGTTCAGCCCCAGGAgactccccccctccccacagtGGTTCAGCCCCAAGGaggctccccccctccccacagtGGTTCAGCCCCAAGGAGGCTCCCCCTCGCCCCGCAGTGGTTCAGCCCCAaggagggccccccccccccccatcacggCCTGATTCCCAAGGtgaccccccccgccgccattaCGGTTCAGCCCACGGCTGCtctcccgccccccgccgccattACGACTCAACCCACGGCGGCTCCCTCTCGTCGCACACCGCCGGTGCCCGGTCCCTCCCCTCCGGCCACGCTGTTCGGTCCCCGGATCTTTCCCCGCGCCTCCCACaacgcctccccccccccccgccgcgccgcgatGGTTCGGCCCTCCGCGCTCCGCTCACGTGACCGGAGCCGCCGGCGAAGCCTCCCTCCGCCAGCGCGCGGCCGCTTCCCGCGCCGGTGACGTCACTGCTTCGCGCCGCCAGGGGCGCGGCGGGTGACGTCGACGGcgcgcgcggcgccggcggcggcggcggggcgcgggggctgccgggacccccagcgccgcgcggcggcggcggccccgccccctccatgAGCTGGCGGCGGCTGAGCGGCGCCATCGCCCGGGCGgcgggtgagcggggccgggccgaggcctccggggggtggcgggggccTGTGCTGAGGGGGGCCGAGCTCCaaccggccccggggggggctgaGTCCCGCCGGGGGCGGGGGTTGGGCTCCAGTCAGCCCTGGGGATGCCGGTCCCATCCGGGAGGGCGCTGAGCCCATCACAAGGGTCCCATCCTGGGGTGCTGAGCTCCAGCTGCTCCCGAGGGTGCCGGTCCCATCGTGGAGGTCCCATCCTGGGGTGCTGAGCTCCAGCTGCTCCCGAGGGTGCTGGTCCCATCGTGGAGGTCCCATCCTGGGGTG
This Dromaius novaehollandiae isolate bDroNov1 chromosome 2, bDroNov1.hap1, whole genome shotgun sequence DNA region includes the following protein-coding sequences:
- the MRPL55 gene encoding large ribosomal subunit protein mL55, with amino-acid sequence MAALSRTLGALRQDALRGLLPGARCLHATAVRDTSNRTSVAHVRRQAYGRLYPVLLVKTDGSTVRVRYKEPKRILMLPLDSNTLPEAERKARLRRRFPAKSKLEKDEAFEEINLDEYRRFWKK